TGTTCTAATGCTTGCCTGCTTAATGTGCCCGGGTAAAATTTTGTAGCTTGTTTTTTGGCGATGCTGTTTAGTAAGTTTTGATTGTCGAGAGGTAAAAAGAGATAGTTAACCAGCTTATAATCTGACGGTATAAGTAGGAGTTGCAGTTCTTCCCTAAAATTTATACTGCTTACAACAGATTTGTTCTCATCGAAAAACAAATCGGGAAGCCCCGCTATTAAACAATGATATTCTCTTTTTAGCATAACCGAATTTTAAATGGTTTTCAAATCATTTAAAGCCCGGCGTATCTAACGCTTTAATTTATTTCTATCACAACATTAACAGGTACCTATAAATGCTAAGCATTACCGGTGCCATTAAAAAGAAATTCTTTTGTTTTGTCTTTAAAGTATGGTTTAAAGTAATTGGCAAAATCTTGTGCGGTAAAACTAATGTGGTAAGTCCCATCTTTTGGACCTATTTTAAAACCTGTTTCCAGCTTCGGATCAATGGAAATTTCAAGGCCTTTATTCATGGCATCTGTAGCTTTTAACTGGAGGAATTCCGTTAGTTCCTTTTGCAGCTTTGCTGGAAGAACTATTTTTAAATTCATTTCTTCGGCACTTTCCGGATGCCATTTTTCAATGCTTGTTAGCATAAGTTTTTGTATAAAAGCTGTATCATTAAATGCTTCGCGAACAGGTTTGTCAGCTTGAACGGTACATATAAGATGGGTAATTTTTTGTTTCAGGTGGCTCATGAATTGACGGGCAGCCAGTTGTAGTTCTGCTTCAGTATGCTGTTTCTTCTCCTGAGCCTTTTTTTGTGCATCGCGAATAATTTCTTCGTGGGTTTTTTGCGCAGCCGCTATTATTTCTTCTGCTTTGTGGCGGGCATCAGCCATAAGCTGCTCTGCATCGCTTTTTGCTTTTGTAATGCCTTCGTTGTAAATTTTTTGTGTTATTTCTTCAATTCGGTCGGTCATTGTGTTCTATCTGGTATTTTTATTTTGAATGCATATCGAAACTTTGGGTTACGCCCCCAACGGTTAATACCGGTATGGTGCAGCCGTGTATGATTTCGGAAACAAATTTGCCAATTTTTTTACCCGTAAACCTTAACTCCTGGTGTGTGCGCATAATAATCATGTCGGCTTTTGTTTTCTCAACATATTGCAAAACTGCTTTGTGTTTTTCCTGCTCGTAAACTTTTATTATCTCCACATCGCATTTTACGCCCCGCTCTTGCAGCATCTTTTTTATCTTATCTGCATTTTTGTAGGCCAAACTTTTTCGTTCTTCAATATTTACATTAAGTGCCGAAACGATATGAA
Above is a genomic segment from uncultured Draconibacterium sp. containing:
- a CDS encoding V-type ATP synthase subunit E, which encodes MTDRIEEITQKIYNEGITKAKSDAEQLMADARHKAEEIIAAAQKTHEEIIRDAQKKAQEKKQHTEAELQLAARQFMSHLKQKITHLICTVQADKPVREAFNDTAFIQKLMLTSIEKWHPESAEEMNLKIVLPAKLQKELTEFLQLKATDAMNKGLEISIDPKLETGFKIGPKDGTYHISFTAQDFANYFKPYFKDKTKEFLFNGTGNA